The genomic interval ATCGAGATGAGCGGACCGGGGGCGGAGTACACACCTTTTTCGGAGACGCTCAATATCGTGATCGACTGCGAGGTCGAGGATGATATAGAGGATCATAGACACGAGGAAGTTCTGCGGATCATGGGGCTGAAAGCGGCCCAACATATCGGCAGGATAGCCCGCGGAACCGAGCCTGACACCATCGAAGAGTACGAGCAGCCGGCCCTGAATGAAGCTGCAGGCGGCGGCGATTATCTGCCCCGGGTCGGTTATATTTACATGCTGCAAAGCCAGGGGCTTTTACACGATACCTACGTTTATTCGGTCGATGCCAAGGAAATTTTGCCCACCATCATCTCACCGACCGAGGTTATGGATGGAGCCATAGTCAGCGGCAACTGCGTATCGGCCTGCGATAAAAATACCACCTATTTTCATCAGAACAACCCGGTGATCGAAGAACTCTATCGCGAGGACGGCCGGACTTTGAATTTTGTTGGCACGATCATTACCAACGAAAACGTTACTCTTGATGACAAGGAGAGGTCCTCCGATTTCACCGCCCGGCTGGCCGAACAGCTCGATTTAGATGCGGCCATCGTCAGCGAAGAGGGTTTCGGCAATCCCGACGCCGATCTGATCATGAACTGCCGCAAGCTGGAAGGACGAGATATAAAGACAGTTCTGCTCACCGATGAATTTGCCGGCAGCGATGGAGCCTCCCAATCACTGGCCGATTCGACACCGGAAGGGGATGCAGTCGTCTCCACCGGCAATGCCAATGAGATAATAAGGCTGCCCGCCATGGAAAGGGTGATCGGTCAGGATAAATTTGCCGACAGCATGGCAGGCGGTTTCGAGGGAAGTTTAAAAGAGGACGGCAGCATCGAAGTTGAGATACAGGCTATCATAGGGGCTACCAATGAACTCGGATTCGGTTATCTGACCGCCCGGGAATATTGAGAGCGGGCGGCAGCTAAATTACTCGCTTTGAAATCACGAGGAGGGATGAAAGTGGCTGAAAGAAAAGCGGTTCATTATCTAAATCAGTTTTTTGGCGGCATCGGCGGCGAAGAGGCAGCCGATACGCCTCCGCGCCTAAAATCAGAGCCTGTGGGTCCGGCGGGGGCGCTCAATGCGCAGCTCGATGACTGCTGCGAGGTGGTGAGCACGATTATCTGCGGTGATGATTACTTCAGCGAAAACGAGGGGGAGGCCCTGGCTGCCATAGAGGATATGCTCACCGATATAAATCCCGACATAATAATAGCAGGACCGGCTTTTAATGCCGGCAGATACGGGATGGCCTGCGGGGCTGTGGCTCAAAAAGCAGACGAGCTCGGACTGCCCGTGGTATCGGGCATTTATCCGGAGAATCCCGGTTATGAGATGTACAGAAACCACGCCTATTTCGTGGAGACACCCGACAGCGCGGCCGGCATGAGAGATGCCCTGCCGGATATGGCCAGTCTGGTAAAGCGATATTTCGAAACCGACGGCAATCCGGGCGGTCCGGAAGAGGCCGATTATCTGCCGCGGGGGCTCAGAAAGAATATCTTTGTCGAAACAAGAGGGGCCCGGCGGGCTGTCGATATGCTGCTAAATAAAATAAAAGAAGAGGACTATAAGTCGGAATATCCCATGCCGGCCTTCGATACGGTCAAGCCAGCTGAACCTCTGACCGATCTCAGCCAGGCCAAAATAGCCCTGGTTACTTCAGGCGGCATAGTTCCGGACGGAAACCCGGACAGTATAGAGGCTTCGAGCGCGTCAAAATACGGCAAATACAGCCTGAAAGAATTTGATGATCTCAGCGAAGATAGTCATGATACCGCTCACGGAGGTTATGATCCTGTTTACGCCAGCGAGGATGCCGATCGCGTGCTGCCGCTTGATGTCATGCGGGAGCTGGAAGAGGAAGGCGAGATAGGCGAGCTGCACGACTATTTTTACACTACCGTGGGCAACGGTACCGCCGTGGCCAGCGCCAGAGAATTTGCTCAAGATATAGCCAGCGATCTGGAAGCAGCCGACGTCGAGGGCGTGGTGCTCACCTCCACCTGAGGAACCTGCACTCGTTGCGGTGCAACGATGGTGAAAGAGCTGGAGAAGGCCGGATTTACCGTGGTCCATATAGCTTCTATCGTGCCCATTTCCAAAACGGTGGGAGCCAACCGAATAGTGCCGGCGGTGGCTATTCCTCATCCCCTGGGGGATCCCGATCTCGGCGGCGAGGAGGAAAAAGCCCGGCGGCGTGAGCTGACGGAAAAGGCTTTAAATGCACTCACCATAGATGTGGAAAATCAGGCCGTTTTTGAGTGAGAGCGATCATCAAAAAATTAATTCAGGAGGTGCAAAACATGCTAAAGGACAAAAAAGCAGCCATTCTCGGCGATAGAGATGGAATTCCGGGGCCGGCTATCGAACAAGCCATGGAAACCACCGAAGCGGAGGTGGTCTTCACCACCACAGAATGCTTCGTCTGAACAAGTGCTGGTGCCATGGACCAGGAAAATCAGCAGCGGATCAAGGATCTGGCCGAAGAACACGGCCGGGAAAATCTGCTGGTGATTCTGGGTGGGGCCGAAGCAGAAGCTTCCGGTCTGGCCTGTGAGACAGTTGCCAACGGCGATCCCACCTTTGCTGGTCCACTGGCGGGAGTCCAGCTCGGGCTCGCGTGTTATCATGTGATGGAACCGGAGATCAAAAAATCTATCGATGAGGATGTCTATGAAGAGCAGATCAGCATGATGGAAATGGTGCTCGACAAAGAGGATATCATCGCAGAGGTTAAAAAGTACAGGGAAGAATACAGCGATTACGATCTCATGTCGGTAGGCGGCTGATAGAAGTCGAAAAAATAGACATTTCTCTCATAGGGGTGATCGTCAAAAAGCTGCAGATGGCGATCACCTCAATTTATTTTTTCCTGCATTCTATCTCTGTATATCGCCAGTAATAATGCAGGCTTTTTAATATATTCATTCCATGTTATTATATATATAATAATGTAGAGACTGAAATAATGATATTTCCATCCGCATATCTATCGACAAATTCAGGAGGTAAAATCGATGAGCATATTCGATATCGTGGGACCAGAAATGATAGGTCCGTCGAGTTCGCATACCGCCGGGGCAGTAAATCTGGGCAGATTGGCCAGAGTTATTGCCGGCGGTGAATTAAAAAAAGTCGTGATCAAACCTCACGGTTCCTTCGGCAAAACTCTGCAGGGTCACGGGACCGATAAGGCCCTGGTGGGCGGGCTGCTGGGCTTTGAGCCGAACGATTCCCGGCTGCGCAGTGCTTTTGCGGAGGCTAAAAAGCGCGGCCTCGAGTTTGAATTTCAGAAGGTCGAGGGTAGATCTGTCCATCCCAACACCGTCATCTTCAATTTTTATAATGACGGTGAGGACCGTGAAAAGGATGGGATAAAAATCCAGGGAGCTTCAATCGGCGGTGGTGCTGTCAAAATTACCAGAATAGACGATTTTGAGCTCGAGGTTACGGGCAATAACGACTCTATTTGGTGCGTGCACAAAAATGTGCCCGGAGTCTTCGCACATATAACTTCCATGCTGGGGGAAAATGACATCAACATAATCACTATGAAGGCCGTGCAGCTGCGGGAAAAAGATCTGGGATCCTGCATTCTGGAGCTCAACCAGCCGGTTTCGCAGGAGACCGCAGCCGAGCTGGAGAAGACCGATTTTATAAACTTTGTGCGCAGAATCCCTAAACTTTAGAAATTGATCATATCAGGAGGGATTAGCATGATTTATTCGACCTTTTCTCAGTTCCTGGCTGCAGCCGAAAACGAGAATAAAGAACTCTGGGAAGTGGTACTGGCCAGGGAGATAGAAGAGGAGGATACCGATCGCGAAAAAGTTTTTGAAAAACTCGAGAGCAGGCTGAATGTTATGGAACAGGCCATCGAAACGGGTATTGAAAACACGCTGGATTCACAGGGAGGATTGGTCGATGGAGAGGCGGCCAGACTGGCCGCTTCTGGTGACGAATTGGGCATGGAGCTTTTTAAAAACGTCAATATTTATGCTCTGGCCACTGCCGAGGTAAATGCCAGCATGGGAAAGATAATCGCCGCTCCCACCGCCGGAGCGAGCGGGGTGGTGCCG from Halarsenatibacter silvermanii carries:
- the grdB gene encoding glycine reductase complex selenoprotein B, giving the protein MKVAERKAVHYLNQFFGGIGGEEAADTPPRLKSEPVGPAGALNAQLDDCCEVVSTIICGDDYFSENEGEALAAIEDMLTDINPDIIIAGPAFNAGRYGMACGAVAQKADELGLPVVSGIYPENPGYEMYRNHAYFVETPDSAAGMRDALPDMASLVKRYFETDGNPGGPEEADYLPRGLRKNIFVETRGARRAVDMLLNKIKEEDYKSEYPMPAFDTVKPAEPLTDLSQAKIALVTSGGIVPDGNPDSIEASSASKYGKYSLKEFDDLSEDSHDTAHGGYDPVYASEDADRVLPLDVMRELEEEGEIGELHDYFYTTVGNGTAVASAREFAQDIASDLEAADVEGVVLTSTUGTCTRCGATMVKELEKAGFTVVHIASIVPISKTVGANRIVPAVAIPHPLGDPDLGGEEEKARRRELTEKALNALTIDVENQAVFE
- the grdA gene encoding glycine/sarcosine/betaine reductase complex selenoprotein A encodes the protein MLKDKKAAILGDRDGIPGPAIEQAMETTEAEVVFTTTECFVUTSAGAMDQENQQRIKDLAEEHGRENLLVILGGAEAEASGLACETVANGDPTFAGPLAGVQLGLACYHVMEPEIKKSIDEDVYEEQISMMEMVLDKEDIIAEVKKYREEYSDYDLMSVGG
- a CDS encoding glycine/sarcosine/betaine reductase component B subunit, with the translated sequence MKLELGRIKIEEVELGSENGIEDGKLSIDEDELVQLICEDSRIKSVELTLARPGESTRIIPVKDVIEPRCKVEGGEVFPGFVGENQVMGSGRTLVLENTAVVTTGDIVGYQEGTIEMSGPGAEYTPFSETLNIVIDCEVEDDIEDHRHEEVLRIMGLKAAQHIGRIARGTEPDTIEEYEQPALNEAAGGGDYLPRVGYIYMLQSQGLLHDTYVYSVDAKEILPTIISPTEVMDGAIVSGNCVSACDKNTTYFHQNNPVIEELYREDGRTLNFVGTIITNENVTLDDKERSSDFTARLAEQLDLDAAIVSEEGFGNPDADLIMNCRKLEGRDIKTVLLTDEFAGSDGASQSLADSTPEGDAVVSTGNANEIIRLPAMERVIGQDKFADSMAGGFEGSLKEDGSIEVEIQAIIGATNELGFGYLTAREY
- the sdaAB gene encoding L-serine ammonia-lyase, iron-sulfur-dependent subunit beta, yielding MSIFDIVGPEMIGPSSSHTAGAVNLGRLARVIAGGELKKVVIKPHGSFGKTLQGHGTDKALVGGLLGFEPNDSRLRSAFAEAKKRGLEFEFQKVEGRSVHPNTVIFNFYNDGEDREKDGIKIQGASIGGGAVKITRIDDFELEVTGNNDSIWCVHKNVPGVFAHITSMLGENDINIITMKAVQLREKDLGSCILELNQPVSQETAAELEKTDFINFVRRIPKL